DNA from Flavobacterium aestivum:
AGCATGACCCAATCCCCAATTTAATGGAGCTATCAAGATATTTTTATTATCGGATTTTAAATTCATTTTTTAAGTCTTACTTATATACATAAGTTTAAAGTTATTCGATAGATTTCAATCTAATGTTTACAATGTATTACTAAAATATTATATAATTTGTCCCGACTCGAAATAAGTTAACATAAAATTTACTTATATCAGGTCGGGACTATTAAATAAAAAGGCTAACCATTACGGATAGCCTTCAGTATTTGTTCGGAAATTTATTTATTGTTTGATGTAGGTTTTGTTTCCGTTTGAATTGATGTAGTATTTACCTCCTTGTGGGCCAGTATATACTTTTTTTCCATTGTATTCTCCGGTTACTTTATCAGTATTTTTTACGGCTGCTTTTGATTTGTCGGCAGATTTAGAAACTTCTTTTTTGGTAGCGGTTGCTTTATCAGTAGCCATTTTAGAGTCTTTAGCTACTTTATCAGTAGTTTTTTTGGCTTCCTTTGTCGCTTTATCAGCAGTTGCTTTAGAATCTTTAGCTACTTTATCAGTAGTTTTTTTTGCCTCTTTTGTTGTTTTATCTGCTGATGCTTTTGAGTCTTTAGTTGTTTTTTTGGCGTCTTTTTGTGCTTTATCAGCAGTCGCTTTAGAATCTTTAGCTACTTTATCTGTTGTTTTTTTGGCATCTTTTGTTGCTTTTTCTGTTGCCGTTTTCTCTTTAGTCTTACTTGTTTGTGCGTAAAAAGTATTCGATAGAATAAAGAAGAAGCTTAATAACAATAATTTTTTCATGTCAGTTTAATTTTAAATTAGATTTAAATTTACTACTTTTTTTCTAAAGTTGATCTCTAATAGTTTAAAAATAAGCTCTCAACGCAACACTTCCGGTATGAATGGCATCACTGGTTTCGCTTTTTCGACCTTGGTAGATGAAATTAACGTCTAAAAATGTAGTCAGATTCATTTGCAATAGGGTTCTCCAGGTTAAATTTTGACCCTTTTGCAATCCTTCCAGCATTTGATATCCAGCAGAAGAAAATTCATTTCCTTTAAAATCATTTTTATATAATGAAATTTCGCCGTTTGCTGTAAATCTTGAACTTCCATTATAGCTAAATGCGGTACCAAATCTACTTTGCAATAAGGTGTCTAAACTACCAATTTGATTTTTTTTGTTGATGTATTCATAAAAAAGATCTAAGCTGATGTTTTTTGAAAACAGATAACTAATCTTTGGAGTTAATAAATAACCTTCAATCGTGTAATTTTTCTCGGTAAATGTTTCAGATTCTGCTTTTGTCAAAATGGTTTTGGCTAGCGCATCAAATAGCCAACTTTTTTGAAGTAAGTGTTGGTATTGTAATTGATGAAAGCTGTTTTTGTTTTTAATGGTGCCAACAGACAATAAGTTTTGTGCCTGATTTGTCATGTAGGTATAAGTAACTGAATTGTCGCGTTTCCCTCTGTTGAAAAACAAGCTGTTGGTAAAGGTAGAAAGTAAACCCAATATGTTTTCTGATGAAGAATGAAAGGGATTCAAATCAAAATGGTCTCCTTCATTCTTAATTTTCCGATCTATAATAAAGTTACTTTGCAAATAAAAATAGGAAAGTGCCTTTTTGAAAGAATTACTGTTTTGCCAAATATTAGGATTGATTATAAAAGATTGTGAGAACTTGTTTTGATTGGTTTTTAGATAAATCTGATTAGGCAGAAAGATTCGGGTATAAGTTGCTAAATCTATAAATGGCGCTATTTCGAATTCTTCGAGTTCTTTTATCCCATTATTATTGTAGTCATTCCAGGTGTATTTTCCTTGCCCCGCGGGTACTTCTACATAAGTGTAATTTTGAAAAGGCATGGTGCCCGAATTGGTTTCGTAAAGGGTATTGCTTTGAACCAATTGATTAAAAAATTGATCACTATAAAGAACCCTCGAATTCAATGAAGGTGTGTTTTTTAGCGTAGGATCAGTATAATCCAGTATTCTATAATTTACTAATACAGATAGATCACGCTTTTCTGTTTTAAATAGTTGTGATTTAAAATTATAACTATTGGAAGTGTTTACCTTTTGTAATAATCCGTTTTGAATACTGTCATTCGTTCTTCTTAAATACCCCAATTGTACATAAACACGGGTGCTGTCTCCATGACCGGCATATATTCCGTATTCATTAAAGCGTTGGGTTTGCAAAGAGAGTTGTTGAGTAGCTTTATTTTTGCCTTGATTATCCTCAAAACGTAAAGTACTGCCAATCCAATTTTTCTTGAAGTTGTATTGAACTTGCGAAACGTTTCTAATAAACTTAGTAGTGGTTTCTATATCGTCACTTTTCAATAAACTGCCATCGCTTTTGATAGTCCAATTATGGGTTGTAAATCCTGCATTGATGTTGTTTTTTATACCCGAATAATTGTTGGAAATAGCAAGTCTTTGAAAAGCATAGGTTACAGATCCTGTGTTTTTTGAATTCGTATCAGGGATTAAGCCGAAATTTAAACCGGTGCTCAGTAAATTTTGGTCACCGGTTATGGAGCTGTAGATATTCCAATCTCTATAAAATTCTATTGAGTTTATACGTTCTACAGGTTTAAAATCAGAATCTATAACTTGTAAATTGGCAAAAGCATCTAGGTTCCAATTTTTGGAGTATAGACGTTGCTTGGTATTGATTTCTCCCGCTATACCTTTATTGTTGCTGTCGTCTAGTGAAGAGAATAAGTTTTTATCATTGTTGCTAATGGCAATTTCAAAATCAACAGCAGTTTTTTCAGAAGGATTGTATTTTCCAAAAAAGGTAGCAACCTGTTCTTTTATTGGAGCTATTAATTGTATAATGGGTTCATAATTTCCTTGAAGAACTCCGTTTATGGGAGCTACATACTCATAAATTTTATCTACACTCGCAGCATTTTTTAAAATATAATTTCCTTTTTTTAGTCCTATCAAAGTAAAAGTAACTGTATATAGCTGGTCATTCGGGTTTGTCGAATGTTCAAATATAGATTCAGTACCAAGGATGGTTTTTTTATACAGGATTTTTTTTTCGTCATAGGTGTCAAGATAAGCTGATGATGCAACCATTAATTTAGGATCGTCTCCGGCTTCTGCTAAAACTTGTACTTGCTCCTTAGAAAGGTTTTGCTGAACGGGTTGATTTTTTAAGTCATTTTCAGAATATAAAGCAGTACCAAAAGTCCATTTTTTGTTAGTAAAACTTCCTCCATCGTACGTAACAAATCGAGTGTAGTTGATCTCAGAGTATTGGTATTCTATTACGATTCTCATTTCGGACGTGATACTGAAAAGAGGGGTAAACATAATTTCTCCAGAGTTGTAATCGATGGTATAATCATTTGTTTCGCCTCTTTTTAATAAAACCCCATTGACATAAACGCGTTCAGACCCAATGATGACTAAAACGTACAACTCACCATTTTGACCAATTAATTTATAAGGACCTTGATTTCCTTCCTGTCCTTTAAAATTACTACTGGCATAATGACCAGTAACCAATCCGGCCGATGCAAATAGATTGGTTTTGTTATTCTCATTTTCTAGATTAATAGTAGTGGATAATCCTTGTATCTTCTTGTTGAAATTGAGAAAATGAGTGTTGTTGTTACCAATAAAAACATCGCCGGCACGAACATTCCAACTATCGCTGAAGAGTTCCATGAAAATATTGTCATATTGGTTCAGTTTCTGGGAGTAGCTTCCTTCCTGAACGGGAATATTGGTATCTTTAATAGAAGCTCTAATGCTAACCTTTTCGGATATTTTTCCGGTTATTTGTAGATCCAGATTCGAATTGACCACAGTATTCTGATTATTACCTACAGAAACTCCTCTTGAGAGACTTCCTTTGGCAACAAGACCATCAAATGGAGTATTATTTTTTACGGGAGTGTTTTCAATTTTATACAAATTTTGATTGGTTGCATCGTTGTCAATAATCTTACTGCTATCGTAAATACTGTATTCTTTGGTTAATAGACTAGGGAATTTTAGATAATGAACTGTTATGGAATCTGTAATGTTTTGATTTTTGTCTTTAAATACAAGTAAGCCTTTTGGGAAATTTACTTGATACAAAGAACTGTCAATAGCTTGGTTTTTGGAATCCAATACTTTGAAAGAATAGGAATTGATGCTTTCCTTTTCCAGATAAATGGTGTCTGTGGTAAAAGCTATTTTTTTGGTTCTGTAAGCCGAATCCGTTTCTTGCGCCTGAAGCCCAAAAAAACAAAAAAGTAGAATCCAAAATAATACATTTTTAAACATAAATACTATAACTCGAATGCTCCAAAATTAGTATTTATTATTTTATAATGTGCTAATTAGAGTATTGGCTCAAGTGAGAACCGAAAATGATTAGAAGTAATTGAGATTAAACAAATAGTAATAAAAAATGGAAGCCGAATTAATGACTTCCATTTTTTTGATAGAGCTATTTTTAATCAAAGAATTAATTCTCTTTGGTAACAATTTGCATAGTTTCTCTGCTGACTTGTTTTAAAAGAACAGTTTTGTTGTCTTCAACCGTTTGTGCAGCTTGCTCGTTAAAATGTCTGATGGTATATAAAGTAACGCTTTCGGTAAAATCTACTTTGAATTTTTTAGAAAGTATTGCGTTGCAATCATTGAAGTTTCCAAATTTATCCTCTACGCAAACGGAGAAACTGATGGCCGAATTCTGGATCAAGTTTACTTTAAGTTTGTACTGGTGGAATAATCCAAAGATTTCACTGATGTTTTCTTCCATTATAAAAGAGAAATCTATTGAAGATAATGAAATCAACAGTTGGTTTCGTTTTACAATAAAACAAGGTAAATACGGTTCAAGATCAACACCTTTAGAAACAGCAGTTCCTTTCAACAATGGATTGATAAACGATTTTACATATAAAGGTATTTCCTTTTTTTGTAAAGGTTGTAATGTTTTTGGGTGAATAACTGATGCTCCGTAAAATGCCAATTCGATAGCTTCACGATACGAAATTTGATTTAGCAAACTTGCGTTTTCAAAATATCTAGGATCGGCATTCATAACCCCAGGAACGTCTTTCCATATGGTTACGCTTTCGGCATTTAGGCAATAAGCGAAAATTGCAGCGGTATAATCAGACCCTTCACGACCTAATGTAGTAGTGAAATTGTTTTCATCAGATCCCAAGAATCCTTGAGTGATGTTCAATATTTTTCGTTTAATATTTTTAGAAATATTCTTTTGGGTTAATTCCCAGTCTACCTCGGCGTCTCTGTAAGTTGCATCAGTTTTTATGAAATTTCGAACATCCAACCATTGCGTTTTTATTCCCATAAAAGTCATAAAATTACTTAAGATTGTGGTCGAAATCAATTCTCCATAACTTACAATTTGATCGTAAACAAAATTATAATTTGGAGATTTGTTATGAGCCAAGAAATATTCCAGATCAGCAAACTGTGTGTTGACAGCGGCGAAAACCTCGTTATTTTCATCCTCAAACAAATCCATCAAGATTTGATTATGGTATTTTTTTACTTCTTGAACTGACGAATTTAATTCAAGGGATTTATCAAAATAATTTTTGATAACCTCTTCAAGTGCATTGGTTGTTTTGCCCATAGCAGAAACAATAACCAATACATCCTCATAACCCACTTGTTGCAAAACGCTGTATACGTTTTTAATTCCTGCGGCATCTTTTACAGAGGCCCCGCCAAATTTGAATACTCTCATATTAATTTAGATTTACTTCGTCAATTTGCTGACGTTCGTCAGATTCAAGATTATTAGTCTCAAATCAAAAACGTTTATATTTTAATTTTTTAGCTTATTGTCTACAAAATAGTTAATTGCAGCTTCATCCATTTGTACAACATTCCAATCTCTTAGTACATGGGCGCCTGATTTTTCGTAAAAGTCAATAGCCGGTGTATTCCAGTCGAGCACATGCCAATCAATTCTACGAACGTTGTCTCTTTTTCCTTGTTTGATAATTTCAGAATATAAAGCATAACCTAAACCAGTTCCTCGCATTTTATCTTTAACCACCAAGTCTTCAAGGTGTATAATTTTTCCTTTCCAGGTAGAGTAACGATAATAATACAAAGCAATGCCTACAATTTCATTTTCTACTTCTGCAACAAATACATGGAACAAAGGATTTGGTCCAAAACCGTCACGAACGAGGTCATCAACGGTGATTAAAACAGCTTCAGGTTCTTTTTCGAATTCGGCAAGCTCTTGAATTAGCGCCAAAACACCCGTCATGTCTTCTTTATTTCCTTTACGTATATTCATGATTTCGTATTATTTTCCTGCTTTATTATTAAAAAATAACTAATTAAGGAGTTGTTTTTATGGAATGTGTAGCAAATATACAATACTGATAAACTATGTGGTTATTATTTTTTTCGTTTTCACAAAAAAAACGATATTTGTGACTTAAACTAACTACATCGATTTCGTAATGGAAAAAAGCAACAGAACTCTCGGAGAATTTATTATTGAAAACCAAAATGCCTTTCAATATTCGTCAGGAGAATTATCAAGAATCATCAACTCAATCCGTTTGGCGGCAAAAGTAGTCAGCTATAAAGTCAACAAAGCCGGGTTAGTAGATATTGTTGGTGCAGCTGGAGAGCAAAATATTCAAGGAGAAGATCAGCAAAAATTGGATGTGTATGCCAATAATGTTTTTATTCAAACCTTAATCAATCGTGAGATTGTTTGCGGGATTGCTTCAGAAGAGAATGATGATTTTATTACCGTTGAAGGAAGTGATAGAAGCCATAATAATAAGTATGTAGTTTTGATGGATCCTCTGGATGGTTCGTCTAATATAGATGTAAATGTTTCTGTCGGAACTATTTTTTCGGTTTATAGAAGAATAACACCAATAGGAACTCCGGTAACGTTAGAAGATTTTCTACAGCCAGGTATCAATCAAGTTGCTGCGGGATATGTAATTTACGGAACATCGACTATGTTGGTTTATACCACAGGTCATGGAGTAAATGGTTTTACATTAAACCCAGCCATTGGAACGTTTTATCTTTCGCATCCTAACATGAAGTTCTCAGAAGATGGAAATATTTATTCAATCAACGAAGGGAACTATGTGCATTTTCCGCAAGGGGTGAAAGATTATATTAAATATTGCCAACTTGAAGAAGGAGATCGTCCGTATACTTCTAGATATATCGGAAGTTTAGTATCGGATATTCACAGAAATATGATTAAGGGAGGAATTTATATTTATCCTACAAGTTCTAAAGCTCCAAAAGGGAAATTAAGATTGCTGTATGAATGTAATCCTATGGCCTTTATTGCTGAGCAAGCTGGAGGGAAAGCATCTGATGGTTTTAATAGAATAATGGAGATACAACCTACAGAGTTACATGAAAGAGTACCATTTTTTTGCGGAAGTATGAATATGGTTAAAAAAGCAGAAGAGTTTATGCTTAAAGCAAAAAACAGTTAATAGTAAACCAAAACAATAAACCAAAAAAAAGCTCCCAATTGGGAGCTTTTTTTTATTTGTACATGTTTTTCATTTCGTACATAAAAGTTTCTAGATCTACTTTTTTGTCAACTAATTTGAGAGCTTTATCTACAATATAATTTACATTGCTGGGTGTAAAACCTAAGGCTAAACCAAATTTCACCATTAAGCGTTCTTGCTTGTCTCCTAATTGATGATCTCTGTGTACAATTCTAGCTAGATTGTACAGACTTTCTAGTCTTTCTATGTATAAATAAGGGGCATTTATTGGGTATTTTGATGGGTCTTTTAGTATCTCTTTGTATTCAATTTCGGAAATTTCAAGGTCTAGGGCAAGTTTGTCCAAAAATCTCTTTTCTTCTTCTGAGATATCGCCACTGGCGTAGGCTACATGGACAATTGCTGAAAAATGACCTCTGTTTTTTTGATTGAATTCACTGCTAAATAAATCTGAGAATGACATAATATTAAATGTGTTTTAGGTTTGACATAAAGATAATTAATTTTTTTAGTATTGATTTTGTTTTTGGAGACTTTTTTGTACGATTGTCCTTTGTTTTCTATAATATTTTAGAGAATGATTTTTTAATCAAATACACCATTTTCAAAATTAATCGTAAGTTTACAACCCCTTATCAATTTAATTAAATTATCGATGTCAGAATTTTTGATTTACTTTCAAATAGGATTAAAACACGTATTGGATATACATGCCTATGACCATGTTTTATTTTTAATTGCTTTGTCTGTTCCTTTCTCTTTCAATGACTGGAAAAGGATTTTACTATTAGTGACGGTGTTTACTTTAGGGCATACAACAGCATTATTTCTTTCTGTTTTTGGGATTATCACTGTCAAGGTAAATGTGGTTGAGTTTCTCATACCAATAACGATTTTAACAACCGCCCTTTATAATTTATTTACGGCAGGTAAAACCAGTAAAAACGGAAGCGTCAATCTGGTGTTCATAATAACATTGTTCTTTGGAATCATCCATGGATTGGGTTTTTCTAATTATTTTAAAACAATATTAGGAGGTAGTGCAACCTCAAAATTATTGCCAATGGCTGAGTTTGCATTAGGAATAGAAGCTGCCCAAATTGCGGTGGTTTTAGTGGTCTTGATTTTGTCTTACATCGTTCAAACGGTTTTTAGATTTTCAAAACGGGATTGGGCATTAGTAATGTCAGCATTTATAATAGGAGTAGTATTACCAATGATACTGGAAAATGAAATATGGAAGAGATAATAATTATGGAAAATAAAAAGTTGAATAAATACGATAAAGCCTATCTTAGGATTGCTACAGAATGGGGTTTGTTGTCTTATTGCAAAAGAAAACAGGTAGGAGCAATTATTGTAAGGGATAGAATGATTATTTCTGATGGATATAATGGAACGCCTTCCGGATTTGAAAATTGCTGTGAAGATGAAGATGGACTAACGCGTTGGGATGTTTTGCATGCTGAGGCAAATGCAATATTAAAAGTAGCAAGATCAACACAATCCTGTGAAGGAGCAACTTTGTATATCACACTTTCACCATGTAAAGAATGCAGTAAATTGATACATCAATCGGGTATAAAAAGAGTGGTGTATCATAATGGATACCGAGATGATTCTGGAATACAATTTTTATTAAAAGCAGGAGTCGAAGTAGAACACATTCCGATTTTAGAAGAATAATTTATAAATGAAGTTTGATAATAAATATTTACCCATATTCATTGGGGGCATTTTTGCCCTAGGTATTTTTATTGGGAATATATCGAATGCTCCTCAGACTCATGATTTTTTAGTCAAAAAGAGTACAAAAGAGAAACTCAATAAACTGATTGATTTTATAGATAGCGAATATGTAGATAATATAAATACTGATTCTATAGTAAATCTTACGGTAGATAATATTTTAGCGCATCTAGATCCGCATTCGGTGTATATTCCGCCAAGTGAACAATCAGAAATAGCCGAAACCATGAAAGGAGGCTTCGTGGGTATAGGAATCAATTTTTACATGTATAATGACTCTGTTGCAGTTATTAATCCGGTAAAAAATGGTCCTTCGGCAAAAGCGGGAATCAAAGCGGGAGATCGCATCTTGTACGTTAATAAAAAGAAACTATTTGGTCGAAAATTGCCAAATGATAGCCTGTTTGCAGCTCTAAAAGGAGAAGCTGGTTCTCAAATTGAATTGACAGTTTATCGAAAATCAGAGCGCAAAAAACTTAAGTTAACCATCAAACGAGATGTTATTCCGCTTAAGAGTGTAGATGTTGCTTTAATCCTAAATAAAACAACAGGATATATAAAGATCAATCGCTTTGCAGAAACTACTTTTGAGGAATTTAAAGCTGGATTGATGAGCCTGAAAAAGCAAGGCATAAAATCATTGGTTGTAGATGTTCGGGATAATGGTGGAGGATATATGGAAGAGGCCATTGCTATTGCCGATGAATTTTTGAAAGACAGACAACTGATAGTTTTTACCAAAAGCAAAAATGGAGTGATCGAAAAAACATTTGCCACCAAGCAAGGTAGTTTTGAAAACGGTAATGTCTATGTTTTAGTTAATGAGAACAGTGCTTCGGCAAGCGAAATTTTGGCGGGAGCCATACAAGATAACGATCGCGGAACAATTATAGGACGACGTTCTTTTGGAAAAGGGTTGGTACAACGAGAAATGGACTTTAACGATGGATCGGCTGTGCGATTAACCATTGCCAGATATTATACACCTACGGGAAGGTCTATTCAAAAGCCATATACTAAAGGGAATGAAGATTATTTTAAAGAATCAGATTCTCGCTTTTTGCATGGTGAATTGTATAAAAAAGACAGCATAAAAGTGGTTGACTCCTTGAAGTTTAAAACCAAGAAAGGTAAAATTGTTTATGGCGGTGGCGGAATTGTACCTGATGTTTTTATTCCTTTAGAGGCAGATCATGGTTCAGAGAATATTACCTATTTGTTGCAATCTGGAATTGTTGGGCATTTTGTGTTTGAGCAATTAGACAAGGACAGAAAAGTTTTTTCAAAGCTAACCTTCGAACAATTTTTAAATAAAATAAATACAACTGATTTGTATTTTGACGATTTTCAAAAATACCTCACTCAGAATGGTTTGCTTATAAAACTAGGACACAACAAGGCTTTGGTAAAAAGATACATTAATGCCGAATTTGCCCGCCAACTGTATGGTGATAAATATTACTACGAAATGATTTTGAAAGATGATGCTATGGTGAAGGCAGTATTGAATCCAAAATCCAAATAAGAGATTGTAGTATCCTATAGATCTATCAAAGTTGTTAGTGAAAAATCTATAGGATGCTATATTTTTTAGGATTGAAATCAGCTTGTAATCTTAGATAAATACAGCCTCGGTAATTTATATGAGGAATTGTATTTAAGCTTGTCTGAACTTGCTAAATAGAAAATAGAGAGTTGGATATTAACTTCTAGATGGTTTATTTTCTAATGCTGTCATGGGAATGCGTCTGAATACCATCATTCCATAGCGTAAGTAAATCGGTGGCAACGGCAGCTCCACTTCCTGCAGCAATAGCTAGTTGACTTCTCCATCCCGCAAGTGTACCTATTACATAGATTCCATCAATAACTTTATGGTCTACATTTTTTAATTGAATTCTTTGTTTTTCGGGTAAGGATTTTTTGTGTGGTTCAACAAACTGCATCAAACCTTCTATAGCAAATGTATTAGATGCGCCAATTCCAACTACAATATTCTGGGTTTTGTAGCTGTTTTTGTTTGTGATAATGGTGAATTCAGGATATTGACCTTCTATTTTCAGAACTTTTTCTTCAGGAATTTGAACAATATGAGGGTAAGTGTCTGATAAATGTTCGAGAGTTTCGATTAATAAATCAGAGCCTAATTTTCCTGGAGTAATTCCGTAGGCATTATTAAAAACGGCTTCTTGAAGCGAAGATGTTTTTTGATGTGTGAAAATTCCAATTTTTTTGGAGGAAACGAATGGTTTCTTTTGGGCTGAACCTAAGATTTGAGCACATGATACACCAGAAACTCCCCCGCCTATAATTAAAACGTCAAACACCACTATATTTTGTCGTCCATTTTTTCAACTATTTTTTTAGACATTCTAAAAATTAGAAGAATTAAAACAGCACAAAAAGAAGCGATTATTCCAACGATTGCAATTACGCTATTTCCTTGTAACGGATTTTTAAAATCAAGTAAAGTTACATTGAAAATAATAAGAGCAATGGCTAAAACAACCAAAATGTTAGTAAAAGTTTTCATAGATTTAATTATTCTTCCATGCAAATAAAAGCTGTTTTTTCAATCAATTCTGTAATTAGAATTGGGTAAAAAAGCGAACAACGCAATATGCATGAAAATATTATGGGGTAAATTTATAATTTTTTTTTTTAGACAAACAAACCTTTAACATTAGCCGCAAATAATTTAACAGCAATTGCCAAAAGGACTACTCCAAAAGTCTTACGAATCACTCCAAGTCCATTTTTTCCTAACATTTTTTCTATTTTCCCAGATGATTTCAAAACGACATAAACCAGTATAATATTAAGTATAATACCTATAACAATATTTATGGTATGAAATTGAGAACGCAAAGAAAGTAAAGTGGTCATGGTACCTGCTCCGGCAATCAGCGGAAAGGCCAATGGGACTATCGAGGCAGAGCTGGCTTCCTCATCTCTATAAAGATGAATCCCTAGAATCATTTCTAAAGCCAAAAAGAATAAAACAAAAGAACCGGCAACTGCAAATGAATGAACATCAATACCTATCAGGCTTAAAAACTCTTCACCAATAAACAGGAATAAGATCATTATTAATCCAGCAACCAAGGAAGCTTTTTCGGATTCGATATGACCGTGTTTGGCTCTCAATCCTACAATAATAGGAATAGATCCCACAATATCGATTACGGCAAAAAGAACCATTCCTACTGTTATTATTTCTTTTAAGTTAAAATCCAGCATAGTATTGTGTTTTTTATGAATAGTTGTAGTAAATACGTTTTTGATTCTCAAAAATACATTTATTTTTTTCAATTTGAAGATTCTGTCATTAAAAGAAGGTTAAATCAGGAATCTGTTCATTGCTTTAATTTTGTAATAAAATTGATTAAACCAAAAGTTAAATATTGTAAACTACTGAAAATCAATAACTAAATTTGTGTTGGCTTAGAAATATCAAAGATAATAAAGGAGTTTTTGGTATTTGATCTCTTGCATATTTGTTATTAAAAATCAATTTTATGCAAGCACAAATTTGGAAACAAGTTCAAAATGAAGAAAATATGTTATTGAACGCAGTACCCAAAGGGATGGGGATGCCCCGAAAGATTATAAAATTATGGAAAAATAATAACGATAAAATGTATTAACATAGATAAAAGGAGTCGTGTTTAGAATGAATGTGAGTATAAGTTTATGTAAGTAAATTATTTTTAACGTGTTAATTAGGATTGTTTATTACGCTTATGTTTATGTGCCGTTTTTATTTCTTGATTCTTTGATTACCTTTGCAAAATGTTTCAACTAGGAAAAACCATCGTCTCAGAGGATATACTCGAAAAAGAATTTGTTTGTAATTTGTCAGCATGCAAAGGAGCTTGTTGCGTCGATGGCGATGCAGGGGCGCCCTTGAGTTTGGCAGAAACCAAAATATTGGAAGAAATATATCCAAAAGTAAAACCATTTTTAAGAAAAGAAGGAATTGAGGCTATAGAAGTGCAAGGAACTTGGATAAATGGGGTTGATGGTGATCTTGAAACACCTCTAATTGATAACAAAGATTGCGCCTATGTAATTTTTGATGGTAAGACTGCCCTTTGCGGTATTGAGCAAGCCTATAATCAAGGAATAGTAGACTGGAAAAAACCTGTTTCCTGTCATTTGTATCCAATACGTGTAAAAGATTTCACTGAGTTTGCTGCGGTTAATTATGACAAATGGGATATTTGTGATGCAGCTTGTTCATTAGGTCAAGAACTCGAAGTTCCGGTATATAAATTTGTAAAAGAAGCCCTTGTTCGTCGCTTTGGCGAAGATTGGTATTCGGAGCTTG
Protein-coding regions in this window:
- the fbp gene encoding class 1 fructose-bisphosphatase, whose protein sequence is MEKSNRTLGEFIIENQNAFQYSSGELSRIINSIRLAAKVVSYKVNKAGLVDIVGAAGEQNIQGEDQQKLDVYANNVFIQTLINREIVCGIASEENDDFITVEGSDRSHNNKYVVLMDPLDGSSNIDVNVSVGTIFSVYRRITPIGTPVTLEDFLQPGINQVAAGYVIYGTSTMLVYTTGHGVNGFTLNPAIGTFYLSHPNMKFSEDGNIYSINEGNYVHFPQGVKDYIKYCQLEEGDRPYTSRYIGSLVSDIHRNMIKGGIYIYPTSSKAPKGKLRLLYECNPMAFIAEQAGGKASDGFNRIMEIQPTELHERVPFFCGSMNMVKKAEEFMLKAKNS
- a CDS encoding GNAT family N-acetyltransferase, whose product is MNIRKGNKEDMTGVLALIQELAEFEKEPEAVLITVDDLVRDGFGPNPLFHVFVAEVENEIVGIALYYYRYSTWKGKIIHLEDLVVKDKMRGTGLGYALYSEIIKQGKRDNVRRIDWHVLDWNTPAIDFYEKSGAHVLRDWNVVQMDEAAINYFVDNKLKN
- a CDS encoding S41 family peptidase, whose amino-acid sequence is MKFDNKYLPIFIGGIFALGIFIGNISNAPQTHDFLVKKSTKEKLNKLIDFIDSEYVDNINTDSIVNLTVDNILAHLDPHSVYIPPSEQSEIAETMKGGFVGIGINFYMYNDSVAVINPVKNGPSAKAGIKAGDRILYVNKKKLFGRKLPNDSLFAALKGEAGSQIELTVYRKSERKKLKLTIKRDVIPLKSVDVALILNKTTGYIKINRFAETTFEEFKAGLMSLKKQGIKSLVVDVRDNGGGYMEEAIAIADEFLKDRQLIVFTKSKNGVIEKTFATKQGSFENGNVYVLVNENSASASEILAGAIQDNDRGTIIGRRSFGKGLVQREMDFNDGSAVRLTIARYYTPTGRSIQKPYTKGNEDYFKESDSRFLHGELYKKDSIKVVDSLKFKTKKGKIVYGGGGIVPDVFIPLEADHGSENITYLLQSGIVGHFVFEQLDKDRKVFSKLTFEQFLNKINTTDLYFDDFQKYLTQNGLLIKLGHNKALVKRYINAEFARQLYGDKYYYEMILKDDAMVKAVLNPKSK
- a CDS encoding HupE/UreJ family protein yields the protein MSEFLIYFQIGLKHVLDIHAYDHVLFLIALSVPFSFNDWKRILLLVTVFTLGHTTALFLSVFGIITVKVNVVEFLIPITILTTALYNLFTAGKTSKNGSVNLVFIITLFFGIIHGLGFSNYFKTILGGSATSKLLPMAEFALGIEAAQIAVVLVVLILSYIVQTVFRFSKRDWALVMSAFIIGVVLPMILENEIWKR
- a CDS encoding deoxycytidylate deaminase: MENKKLNKYDKAYLRIATEWGLLSYCKRKQVGAIIVRDRMIISDGYNGTPSGFENCCEDEDGLTRWDVLHAEANAILKVARSTQSCEGATLYITLSPCKECSKLIHQSGIKRVVYHNGYRDDSGIQFLLKAGVEVEHIPILEE
- a CDS encoding FAD-dependent oxidoreductase, with the translated sequence MFDVLIIGGGVSGVSCAQILGSAQKKPFVSSKKIGIFTHQKTSSLQEAVFNNAYGITPGKLGSDLLIETLEHLSDTYPHIVQIPEEKVLKIEGQYPEFTIITNKNSYKTQNIVVGIGASNTFAIEGLMQFVEPHKKSLPEKQRIQLKNVDHKVIDGIYVIGTLAGWRSQLAIAAGSGAAVATDLLTLWNDGIQTHSHDSIRK
- a CDS encoding TerB family tellurite resistance protein encodes the protein MSFSDLFSSEFNQKNRGHFSAIVHVAYASGDISEEEKRFLDKLALDLEISEIEYKEILKDPSKYPINAPYLYIERLESLYNLARIVHRDHQLGDKQERLMVKFGLALGFTPSNVNYIVDKALKLVDKKVDLETFMYEMKNMYK
- a CDS encoding aspartate kinase; translated protein: MRVFKFGGASVKDAAGIKNVYSVLQQVGYEDVLVIVSAMGKTTNALEEVIKNYFDKSLELNSSVQEVKKYHNQILMDLFEDENNEVFAAVNTQFADLEYFLAHNKSPNYNFVYDQIVSYGELISTTILSNFMTFMGIKTQWLDVRNFIKTDATYRDAEVDWELTQKNISKNIKRKILNITQGFLGSDENNFTTTLGREGSDYTAAIFAYCLNAESVTIWKDVPGVMNADPRYFENASLLNQISYREAIELAFYGASVIHPKTLQPLQKKEIPLYVKSFINPLLKGTAVSKGVDLEPYLPCFIVKRNQLLISLSSIDFSFIMEENISEIFGLFHQYKLKVNLIQNSAISFSVCVEDKFGNFNDCNAILSKKFKVDFTESVTLYTIRHFNEQAAQTVEDNKTVLLKQVSRETMQIVTKEN